The following coding sequences lie in one Schistosoma mansoni strain Puerto Rico chromosome 3, complete genome genomic window:
- a CDS encoding CREB-binding protein 1 (SmCBP1), protein MAQETQQNEPRGSISLRNTQLQHPNTLAIINNYSSSGEIHTIQISSSSAKLPTATSICSLSANNQPIQYIGPEARTLCVPVCGAHSSYSHSIVHRASPNSNVGYNPGSMTHAHCSTPASQPDMLETLLSRNVYNTQIHAQNHSPRVLGPSIVVTNIPSQNPSLMSSPANIRNAAPVSSTHSIGQTYTATTSAPSVVATDPEKRQLIQQQLILLLHARRCQRQEDESNGRISQCTTPHCNTMRGVLQHMTSCTQGKNCQTPHCASSRQIISHWKNCNNRECPVCEPLKQNQHYQRNQMIRPPQNSTQVHPVANRVPEVNGVDSSPHSCAAQQPPGQPFRVTSIASVPVNTAVTRAPSSVIPSTQISDASNLNGVSSHVAVNCTPAEQNDWRKGVDISQRNHVVRRIVRFIFPFPDPAAYSDPRMRNLIEYARKVEREMYVTATDIDHYFHLLAQKCYKIHRELEEKRKSRQLGVDSSVGSSQSVVTSSSAVNSSQLNQSLSTLSNQLASPSNSVSSTLGSCTASRVPNSNITNGNYNSSNESYEMNSFATQDSNNSETDMSRFEHYLQNACNRHRFKSDSGTAGSSDSPIVSSSVTNLKTSTSQPSIKSTIEDTKMVSTPAVAASGDSILVKSKVVKVEMKADETPCNDPPVNNDSFSVDTTSNLNSSSVPLASNMLPVKPDESKWKKWSREELLRHFLQLHEEVYNDKYAEPFRAPVDPVMLHIPDYFQVIKEPMDLTTIRNNLEDGKYTDPWQVVDHFRLMFNNAWLYNKKTSKVYKMCTKLAELFQNRIDQVMQAMGFCCGQDYEYQPQGLYCSSSNLCTINRDATYFVYINNDKQIGLVCDKYYQCEKCFSEAGDVIILADEPNQSIPIKREMFEKRKNNVKEKEEFVICVECGRRWHKVCALHMNEIWPSGYICPGCLRERGIKRKENRFTAKKLPVTRLSNFLEKRVNDFLKKKEVGTGEVTIRVLASSDKVVEVKPLMRARFTESGELSESFPYRLKAVFAFQEIDGQDVCFFGLYVQEYGSESPQPNRRRVYVAYLDSVFFFRPKQYRTDVYHEILVGYLLYAKRCGYAMAHIWACPPGEGDDYIFHMHPTEQKIPKAKRLQEWYRRMLQKAIIEGIVVDYKNILKDALDHQLVSPTEIPYFEGDFWPNTLEDILKELEEEEARRRREEAMAQAEAEDDEADCSSSTNEGLPGDPDKRSGKKKAKKRKGNKKGNTSTASKRKRLDGPIDGAEELSRKVYDTMEKLKEIFFVIRLHRHNSAASLPPTTDPDQPVHSELMDSRDAFLQMARERHLEFSSLRRAKYSSMVLLYELHMELRQSFMYNCNVCGAQIETRWHCNECEEYDLCSRCYKTENHPHPMVQYGLGIDEDSGTNEETGDRPSGTGATPDRRISIEGCIRSLLHACQCRDANCRMQTCAQMKRVLCHTRNCTKKATNSCLLCQQLLSLLWHHARSCEESKCPVPFCSNIKYRVKQKLLQQRLQQNKLLRRRISTMHRGALPTSESQPPTQSCPTSAIPSISSTSLNQSSINSLHQTQSPNHQSLTTNTVRNPQLSTSSNSVEKPLSNTTPVSFQPQAQVQQQGPVLLSTGNPQYSQPPRIPVPTVASQNNQGANPRPPVVCSSVMPSGGRVIMQPPINTGPVQRTNTPVTVSVTSGWRARPVIATASQGTVHSSTGQLIQSQAQPATATSTHSSVSILNPVNSQKPTISNKPTQVEIDHVSQVISLIKATGTSSDEQNRRFIAWIKRHPEFHAAFFALHSQHKQQAELRAQASQRRVTTSGSMPGTSSLSTSSAIATSSISDASQSLLGSSGVTGNVVIVPSSVSANSNSQNTGLSRTQNINNLSTPMSSMSVVTGSTSLGSTPTVMHQPVQWISIQSPITTNHHQPLITGCTAQPIQTVPNTTTLRFRAVPGTATLVQSQPQQVQHFYNTTQLGPDSAFSGNDSGSNMFVSATGPSILSVGNQQSQVLSAVPQRLTPASSSSIGRQSSTPQAAIVHFRSQQHQPLSGTVNPMQPHIILTNTTAPASGPTHLSHQSQPQLVSATSNGRQVVALMTHQNIPHTNVSDPGAPLRDSGSNNSANNLGNGIQ, encoded by the exons ATGGCTCAAGAGACTCAGCAAAATGAACCTCGTGGATCTATTAGCCTACGAAATACTCAACTGCAACATCCCAACACATTagcaattattaataattactcATCTTCTGGGGAAATTCATACGATTCAAATATCCAGTTCATCGGCTAAACTGCCTACAGCAACATCCATCTGCTCTTTGTCAGCAAATAACCAACCCATTCAATACATTGGACCGGAGGCCAGGACTTTATGTGTTCCTGTTTGTGGTGCTCATTCATCATATTCCCATTCAATTGTGCACCGTGCATCCCCCAATTCAAATGTTGGATATAACCCTGGATCAATGACTCATGCTCATTGCAGCACTCCTGCCAGCCAGCCTGATATGCTCGAGACATTGCTATCCAGAAATGTATATAATACACAGATTCATGCACAGAATCACTCTCCGCGTGTTCTCGGTCCATCAATAGTCGTAACTAACATACCAAGTCAAAATCCATCACTAATGAGTAGTCCTGCCAATATTCGCAACGCGGCTCCTGTTTCAAGCACTCACTCGATAGGTCAGACATATACGGCCACAACTAGTGCCCCTTCGGTAGTTGCAACAGATCCGGAAAAACGTCAACTCATCCAGCAGCAGTTGATCCTATTACTCCATGCTCGCCGTTGTCAGCGCCAAGAAGATGAGAGCAATGGACGAATAAGCCAATGTACAACACCTCATTGCAACACAATGCGTGGAGTCTTACAACACATGACTTCATGTACACAGGGCAAAAATTGCCAAACGCCGCATTGTGCTTCCTCTCGTCAAATTATATCACACTGGAAAAACTGTAACAATCGGGAGTGCCCTGTGTGCGAGCCTTTGAAACAAAACCAACACTACCAACGTAATCAAATGATACGTCCACCTCAAAACTCAactcaggtacatccagtcgCGAATCGCGTTCCCGAAGTAAATGGTGTTGACTCCAGTCCTCATTCCTGTGCTGCTCAGCAGCCGCCTGGCCAACCTTTTCGAGTCACTTCCATCGCTAGTGTTCCTGTTAACACGGCTGTTACACGAGCACCTAGCTCAGTCATCCCTAGTACTCAGATCTCAGACGCTTCGAACCTAAATGGTGTCAGTAGTCATGTAGCAGTGAACTGTACTCCTGCCGAGCAAAATGACTGGCGAAAAGGTGTGGATATATCTCAACGCAATCATGTTGTCCGCAGAAT TGTACGTTTCATCTTCCCATTTCCCGATCCTGCTGCCTATTCAGACCCAAGAATGCGAAATCTAATCGAATATGCGCGCAAAGTTGAACGCGAAATGTATGTTACGGCTACAGATAttgatcattattttcatttgttggCTCAGAAGTGTTACAAGATACACCGTGAGCTAGAAGAAAAACGTAAAAGTCGCCAGCTTGGAGTGGACAGTTCAGTAGGGAGTTCTCAGTCTGTAGTAACATCATCTTCTGCTGTTAACTCGTCGCAATTGAATCAGAGTTTATCCACATTGTCTAATCAGTTGGCTTCACCTTCCAATTCAGTTTCTTCTACATTAGGTTCTTGCACAGCGAGCAGAGTTCCGAACTCCAATATTACCAACGGTAACTACAATTCTTCAAATGAGAGctatgaaatgaattcatttgcAACTCAGGATTCAAACAACTCAGAAACTGACATGTCAAGATTCGAGCATTATTTACAAAATGCTTGCAATCGTCATCGTTTCAAGTCAGATTCAGGAACAGCAGGATCTTCTGATTCACCTATTGTGTCCTCATCAGTTACAAATCTGAAAACCTCCACGTCACAGCCCAGTATTAAATCAACAATAGAAGATACAAAAATGGTCAGCACTCCAGCTGTAGCTGCCTCAGGAGATAGCATCCTTGTTAAAAGCAAAGTAGTAAAGGTTGAAATGAAAGCTGATGAAACGCCATGTAACGATCCAccagtgaataatgattcattttcTGTGGACACCACGTCAAACCTCAATTCAAGCAGTGTCCCACTTGCTTCAAACATGTTACCTGTAAAACCAGATGAAAGCAAGTGGAAGAAATGGTCACGCGAAGAGCTTTTGCGCCATTTCCTTCAATTACATGAAGAAGTATACAATGATAAGTATGCAGAACCTTTCCGCGCTCCAGTTGATCCAGTGATGCTACATATACCAGATTATTTCCAAGTTATTAAAGAACCTATGGACCTTACGACTATTCGAAATAATTTGGAGGATGGTAAGTACACGGACCCATGGCAGGTCGTGGATCACTTTCGACTGATGTTTAATAATGCATGGCTGTACAACAAAAAAACCTCCAAGGTTTACAAGATGTGCACCAAG TTGGCAGAACTTTTTCAGAATCGCATAGACCAGGTCATGCAAGCAATGGGGTTTTGTTGTGGTCAGGATTATGAATATCAACCTCAGGGTTTGTATTGTTCCTCTTCAAATTTATGTACAATAAACCGAGATGCTACTTATTTCGTCTACATCAACAA TGATAAACAAATCGGTCTTGTATGTGATAAATATTATCAATGTGAAAAATGTTTTAGCGAAGCTGGAGATGTAATTATATTGGCTGACGAACCAAATCAGTCTAT CCCGATTAAACGGGAAATGTTTGAGAAACGAAAGAATAATGTGAAGGAAAAAGAAGAATTTGTTATTTGTGTGGAATGTGGTAGACGTTGGCATAAAGTCTGCGCCTTACACATGAACGAAATATGGCCAAGTGGATATATTTGTCCTGGTTGTTTACGGGAGCGCGGTATAAAGCGGAAAGAAAATCGGTTCACTGCTAAGAAGCTACCCGTAACGCGCTTGAGCAATTTCCTGGAGAAGCGTGTTAACGATTTCCTTAAGAAAAAAGAAGTTGGTACCGGAGAAGTTACTATTCGCGTGTTGGCAAGTTCTGATAAGGTTGTAGAAGTTAAACCTTTAATGCGTGCAAGATTCACTGAAAGTGGCGAATTGTCTGAATCATTTCCTTATCGACTAAAGGCTGTTTTTGCTTTCCAAGAAATCGACGGCCAGGATGTGTGTTTCTTCGGCTTGTACGTGCAAGAATATGGTTCAGAAAGTCCTCAACCTAATCGTAGAAGGGTTTATGTTGCTTACCTAGATTCCGTTTTCTTTTTCCGACCAAAACAATATAGGACAGATGTGTATCATGAAATTCTTGTTGGCTATCTGTTGTATGCAAAGCGATGTGGTTATGCAATGGCACATATATGGGCTTGTCCACCTGGTGAAGGCGACGATTATATTTTTCATATGCATCCTACCGAGCAAAAGATTCCCAAAGCAAAACGATTACAGGAGTGGTACCGTCGGATGCTTCAAAAGGCTATCATAGAAGGAATAGTGGTCGACTACAAAAACATCCTTAAAGATGCTTTAGATCATCAGCTTGTGTCACCTACAGAGATCCCTTATTTTGAAGGTGATTTCTGGCCAAATACACTTGAAGATATTCTTAAG GAACTGGAAGAGGAAGAAGCTCGTCGGCGTCGTGAAGAGGCAATGGCTCAGGCAGAGGCTGAAGATGATGAAGCAGATTGTTCAAGCTCCACCAATGAGGGACTTCCTGGAGATCCTGATAAGCGCAGTGGTAAAAAGAAGGCTAAGAAACGCAAAGGTAACAAGAAAGGCAATACATCAACTGCAAGTAAAAGAAAACGCCTAGATGGGCCAATAGACGGTGCTGAAGAACTTTCACGGAAGGTGTATGATACTATGgaaaaattaaaagaaatattttttgtGATACGCCTTCATCGACATAACTCGGCTGCCTCACTTCCACCCACCACTGATCCAGATCAACCTGTACATAGTGAGCTAATGGATAGTCGAGATGCGTTCTTACAGATGGCCCGGGAAAGGCATTTAGAATTTTCATCGTTGCGTCGTGCCAAGTATTCTTCTATGGTCCTGTTGTACGAACTGCATATGGAATTGCGTCAAAGCTTTATGTATAACTGCAATGTTTGCGGTGCTCAGATCGAAACTCGGTGGCATTGTAATGAGTGTGAAGAATATGATCTGTGCTCTCGTTGTTATAAGACAGAAAATCATCCACATCCTATGGTTCAATATGGTCTTGGCATAGATGAAGATTCAGGCACAAATGAAGAAACAGGTGATAGACCCAGTGGCACTGGTGCTACACCTGATCGTCGAATCAGCATAGAAGGATGCATAAGGTCTTTACTTCATGCTTGCCAGTGCCGAGACGCGAATTGCCGTATGCAGACTTGTGCTCAGATGAAACGAGTTTTATGCCATACTCGAAACTGTACCAAGAAAGCGACAAACAGTTGTTTGCTCTGTCAACAGCTGTTGTCACTGTTGTGGCACCATGCTCGAAGTTGTGAAGAGTCTAAGTGCCCTGTTCCCTTCTGTTCAAACATAAAGTATAGAGTTAAGCAAAAGCTATTGCAGCAGCGGTTGCAACAAAATAAGTTGCTCAGACGTCGTATTTCGACAATGCACCGAGGAGCACTGCCAACCAGTGAATCACAACCTCCTACACAAAGTTGTCCTACCTCTGCAATTCCATCTATCTCTTCTACTTCTTTAAATCAAAGTAGCATTAATTCACTGCATCAAACTCAGTCTCCCAATCACCAGTCTTTAACCACAAACACAGTAAGAAACCCACAGTTATCTACTTCCTCAAACTCTGTAGAAAAGCCTCTAAGTAATACGACTCCTGTTAGTTTTCAACCACAAGCTCAGGTACAACAACAAGGTCCAGTATTGCTTTCCACGGGAAATCCTCAGTATTCTCAGCCACCTCGTATCCCAGTGCCGACTGTCGCTTCTCAGAACAACCAGGGTGCAAACCCGCGTCCACCTGTTGTATGTTCTTCAGTAATGCCTTCTGGAGGTCGTGTCATAATGCAGCCACCAATAAATACAGGCCCCGTACAACGTACAAATACTCCAGTCACTGTGTCCGTCACCTCAGGTTGGCGAGCTCGCCCAGTAATAGCTACTGCATCTCAAGGTACAGTCCATTCGTCTACCGGACAACTAATACAATCACAAGCGCAGCCAGCTACTGCAACATCAACTCACTCTTCTGTGTCTATCCTTAATCCTGTAAACAGTCAAAAACCAACCATATCTAACAAACCTACGCAAGTTGAAATAGACCATGTTAGTCAAGTAATCAGCCTTATTAAGGCTACCGGAACTTCAAGCGATGAACAAAACCGTCGG TTTATCGCATGGATCAAACGCCATCCCGAGTTTCATGCTGCCTTTTTTGCTCTACACTCACAACATAAACAACAAGCTGAGCTACGTGCTCAAGCAAGTCAAAGGCGTGTGACTACATCGGGAAGTATGCCTGGTACGTCATCACTATCTACGAGTTCTGCGATTGCAACTTCCTCGATATCTGACGCCTCCCAATCTCTTCTAGGTTCTAGTGGGGTCACGGGTAACGTTGTTATCGTTCCATCATCTGTATCTGCTAATTCGAATTCTCAGAACACAGGATTAAGTCGAACCcaaaatataaacaaccttTCTACACCTATGTCGTCCATGTCTGTCGTTACTGGTTCAACCTCTTTAGGTTCCACTCCTACTGTGATGCATCAACCTGTTCAGTGGATTTCTATTCAGTCACCAATCACTACGAATCATCACCAACCTTTGATTACTGGATGTACTGCACAACCAATCCAAACTGTCCCAAACACTACGACTCTGCGTTTCCGAGCAGTTCCAGGTACTGCGACATTAGTGCAGTCACAACCACAACAAGTACAGCATTTCTATAATACGACTCAACTTGGTCCAGATTCTGCGTTCAGTGGCAATGATTCTGGATCTAACATGTTTGTTTCAGCTACTGGTCCCAGTATATTGTCTGTAGGAAATCAGCAGTCGCAAGTTCTTAGTGCCGTTCCTCAGCGCTTAACTCCAGCTTCAAGTTCAAGTATTGGTCGTCAGTCCTCTACACCACAAGCAGCTATTGTGCACTTTAGATCACAGCAACACCAACCCTTGAGTGGTACAGTAAATCCTATGCAGCCTCATATAATACTTACTAATACAACCGCTCCTGCAAGTGGCCCAACCCACCTCTCCCACCAGTCCCAACCACAGCTTGTTTCTGCCACTTCCAATGGTCGTCAAGTTGTTGCTTTAATGACCCACCAAAATATTCCTCATACAAATGTATCTGATCCAGGAGCCCCTTTACGTGATTCTGGTTCCAATAATTCTGCTAATAACCTTGGCAACGGCATACAATGA